The Pseudomonas sp. SCB32 DNA window CGGCGACCATGACGCAGGTGGAGCAGGGCATCGCGGACTACCTGGCCGCCTTCGACCGCTTCGAGCAGTCCAGCAAGAGCCGGCGCCTGTCGCTGGATGCCGCGAGCTGGTCGGTGAGCGGCGCCTCCAACAGCCTGGACATCCTGCAATCGAGCCTCGCCGACGACGGCGCCTACGAGTTGAAGGAGTCCCAGGGGCAGAAAGGTGAGGCGCTGCTGCAGCAGGCCGGCCAGGTCAGCCAGTTGTCGCGCCTGGTGTTGCAGGGGCTCAACGAAGCCCGCTCGCGCCTGGAGGCGGGCGGCGAAGACAAGCCGGCGGATGGCCGCATCAAGTCCGCCGCCGAGGCACTGGAACTTTCCAGCAAACTGCAGACGAGCATCACCGATCCGACCTATGTCTCGGTGCTCAAGGATGTGGTCACCAACATCAACGCCTTCGTCGAGAAGCTCGACGAATACACCGCCGCCCTGCAGCAGGAAAAGCAGGTGCACGCGCAGATGCGTGAGCGCTCGGAGCAGGTCATGCAGCGGGTGGATGACGCCTACGCCGCGCAGCAATCGGCTATGCTCGCCGGGCTGCGCACCAACACCGGGCTGATCCTCGGTTCGGCGGCGCTGGCGCTGCTGGTGGGGGCGTTGGCAGCGCTGCTGATCACCTTGATGATCGTGCGCCCATTGCGCCAGGTGATCGGCATGGCCAGCCGCATCGCGGAGGGTGACCTGAGCGCCAGTATCGAGGTGCGGCGCAAGGATGAAGTGGGGCAACTGATGCTGGCCGTGGCGAGCATGGCTGACAGCCTGCGCGGCATCGTCAGCCGCCTGCGTGACGGCGTCGGGCAGATCACCGCATCGGCGCAGGCGTTGTCCGGCGTTACCGAGCGCACTCAGCTCGGGGTGAACACGCAGAAGGCCGAGACCGACCAGGTCGCCACCGCGATGAACCAGATGGCCGCCACTGTCCACGACGTGGCGCGCAATGCCGAAGAGGCCGCCAGCTCCGCCGAGCAGGCCGACGGCAAGGTGGCCAGCGGGCAGGAAGTAGTGCGCCAGACCCTCGGTCGCATCGAGCAGCTGGCCGACGCGGTGCGTACCGCCACCCAGAGCATCGAGCAGCTCGGCCGCGAGAGCCAGAACATCGGCAGCGTGCTCGACGTGATCAAGAGCGTTGCCGAGCAGACCAACCTGCTGGCCCTCAACGCCGCCATCGAGGCCGCGCGGGCAGGGGAGCAGGGGCGAGGTTTCGCCGTGGTCGCCGATGAGGTGCGGGCGCTGGCGCGGCGCACCCAGCAATCCACGTCCGAGATCGAAAGCCTGATCTCAGCCCTGCAGAGCGACGCCGCCACCTCGGTGCAACGCATGCAGCGTAGCCATGCGCTGGTGGAAATGACCGTGGGCGATGCGGTGCAGACCGAAGCGGCGCTGGGCACCATCGCCTCGGCGGTGGCGGTGATCCACCAGATGAACCAGCAGATCGCCGCCGCGTCCGAACAGCAGAGCGCGGTGGCCGAGGAAATCAGCCGCAGCGTCACCAGCATCCGTGGCATT harbors:
- a CDS encoding methyl-accepting chemotaxis protein; amino-acid sequence: MAATVHDVARNAEEAASSAEQADGKVASGQEVVRQTLGRIEQLADAVRTATQSIEQLGRESQNIGSVLDVIKSVAEQTNLLALNAAIEAARAGEQGRGFAVVADEVRALARRTQQSTSEIESLISALQSDAATSVQRMQRSHALVEMTVGDAVQTEAALGTIASAVAVIHQMNQQIAAASEQQSAVAEEISRSVTSIRGIADESAQAMESTASSSVELAQLSRELQGLVGQFRL